A single window of Nitrospira sp. DNA harbors:
- the trpS gene encoding tryptophan--tRNA ligase, producing MTTGQKRVLSGMQPSGLLHLGNWLGALENWNALQEQYECFFFVADWHALSSNYADTSRIKEYVRELLIDWLAAGIDPKRATVFVQSQVPDHAILHLLFSMIIPVSWLERNPTYKEKQEEIKERDLSTYGFLGYPVLQAADILLYKPDFVPVGKDQLPHLELTRELARRFNSLYRPVFPDPQEHLTKFAKVLGTDGRKMSKSYGNAINLSDQEPVVRQKIKTMITDPARVRRHDPGNPDICPVYDFHKIFSPLPVIEQINQDCRKAAIGCIDCKKLVADRVVERLAPMWDARATLTQHPSRLDEIAEDGRRRATAVSSQTMAEVRDAMKI from the coding sequence ATGACGACGGGTCAGAAGCGGGTACTCAGCGGGATGCAGCCGAGCGGCCTGCTCCATCTTGGCAATTGGTTGGGCGCGTTGGAGAACTGGAACGCGCTGCAGGAGCAGTACGAGTGCTTCTTCTTCGTGGCGGACTGGCATGCCTTATCCTCCAACTACGCCGACACCAGCCGCATCAAAGAATATGTGCGGGAACTGCTGATCGATTGGCTGGCAGCCGGGATCGACCCGAAGCGCGCCACCGTTTTCGTCCAGTCCCAGGTGCCGGACCATGCCATTCTCCATCTGTTGTTTTCCATGATCATTCCGGTCTCCTGGCTGGAACGGAACCCGACCTACAAGGAGAAACAGGAAGAGATCAAGGAGCGCGACCTGAGCACCTACGGATTTCTGGGCTACCCGGTTCTGCAGGCCGCGGATATCCTGCTCTACAAACCCGATTTCGTGCCGGTGGGCAAAGACCAGTTACCGCACCTCGAACTCACGCGCGAACTCGCACGCCGTTTCAACAGTCTCTATCGCCCGGTGTTTCCCGACCCGCAGGAGCACCTCACCAAGTTTGCGAAGGTCCTGGGCACAGACGGGCGCAAGATGAGCAAGAGCTACGGCAACGCCATCAACCTCTCCGATCAGGAGCCCGTCGTCCGGCAAAAGATCAAGACTATGATCACCGATCCGGCGCGGGTGCGACGCCACGACCCCGGCAACCCGGATATCTGCCCCGTCTACGATTTTCACAAGATTTTCTCCCCGCTCCCGGTGATCGAGCAGATCAATCAAGACTGTCGCAAGGCGGCGATCGGTTGCATCGATTGCAAAAAGCTGGTGGCCGATCGCGTGGTGGAGCGCCTGGCGCCGATGTGGGACGCCCGCGCCACCCTCACCCAGCATCCGTCGCGCCTGGACGAGATCGCCGAAGACGGGCGCCGCCGCGCCACGGCCGTCTCATCGCAGACCATGGCCGAAGTGCGCGACGCCATGAAGATCTAG
- a CDS encoding PIN domain nuclease produces the protein MIIVDTTVWVDYLRGTRTSHADWLDSQLASERLGLTDLILCEVLQGITNTKQFEAVQEELLKLAVFETGTVAIAVEAALNYRRLRAAGRTVRKTIDSLIATFCLMEGYSLLHNDRDYDPFEDVLGLKVIHP, from the coding sequence ATGATAATTGTCGATACGACGGTATGGGTCGATTACCTGCGAGGAACACGCACTTCCCATGCTGACTGGCTGGACTCTCAGCTGGCGAGCGAACGCCTTGGTCTGACCGATTTGATCCTATGCGAAGTATTGCAAGGTATCACCAATACCAAGCAGTTTGAGGCGGTGCAGGAGGAGTTGCTGAAGTTAGCCGTTTTCGAGACAGGGACGGTCGCAATCGCTGTCGAGGCGGCGCTGAACTACCGGCGGCTCCGTGCTGCCGGGCGAACAGTTCGGAAGACAATCGATTCCCTCATTGCGACATTTTGCCTGATGGAGGGGTACAGCCTGCTCCACAATGATCGTGATTATGATCCGTTCGAAGATGTGCTCGGATTGAAAGTCATTCATCCCTAA
- a CDS encoding MBL fold metallo-hydrolase: MIRKTFSVPPLGCNCSIIGDPITKQAIVVDPGGAPERILQEVRAMGLTVVSIVHTHAHFDHFLASGAMKQATGAALCLHPDDLPLWDILEMQCRMFGVPYVPAPPPDYWLKDEERLAVGELEGIALHTPGHTPGSMCFHFPAAKVVLAGDTLFRGSIGRTDLWGGDFNAIEQSIRERLYTLDEQTAVVTGHGPETEIGRERETNSFVRA, translated from the coding sequence ATGATTCGCAAGACCTTTTCCGTTCCACCGCTCGGTTGTAACTGCTCGATCATCGGAGATCCGATCACCAAACAAGCGATTGTGGTCGATCCGGGCGGGGCGCCGGAGCGCATTCTGCAGGAAGTCCGCGCGATGGGATTGACGGTGGTGAGCATTGTGCACACGCATGCGCATTTTGATCACTTTCTCGCATCTGGGGCGATGAAGCAGGCAACCGGCGCCGCGCTCTGCCTGCATCCCGATGATCTTCCTCTCTGGGACATCCTGGAGATGCAGTGCCGCATGTTCGGGGTGCCTTATGTCCCGGCGCCACCGCCGGATTATTGGTTGAAGGATGAAGAGCGGTTGGCGGTCGGCGAGTTGGAAGGGATCGCGTTGCACACGCCCGGGCATACGCCCGGGTCCATGTGTTTTCACTTTCCTGCTGCGAAGGTGGTGCTGGCCGGGGACACCTTGTTTCGCGGATCCATCGGCCGCACCGATCTCTGGGGCGGAGATTTCAATGCCATCGAACAGTCGATCCGGGAACGATTGTACACACTCGACGAACAGACCGCCGTGGTGACCGGGCACGGGCCCGAGACGGAAATTGGTAGGGAGCGAGAGACCAATTCCTTTGTGCGAGCCTAG
- a CDS encoding DUF5069 domain-containing protein — translation MSDQQYPRSPKVLLGGIAHLGRFIDKVRLRHAGKIQDYNYITVGFDKYLIDFLQIDPKAFEQQVLAGESDEKLLGWVRANGRKHSDEEIVQWSKGLLAGGPKDDAAKQRYQGRLQDIATKRGVPVAALPSATTWVDAIELDEGRM, via the coding sequence ATGTCTGATCAACAGTATCCCCGCAGTCCAAAAGTCCTCCTCGGTGGCATTGCCCATCTGGGGCGGTTTATCGACAAGGTTCGCTTGCGGCATGCAGGCAAGATTCAGGACTACAATTACATCACGGTCGGGTTCGATAAGTATCTGATCGATTTTCTGCAGATCGATCCGAAGGCTTTCGAGCAGCAGGTGCTGGCCGGTGAGAGTGATGAGAAGTTGTTGGGTTGGGTGAGGGCCAACGGCCGCAAGCATTCCGACGAAGAAATTGTGCAATGGTCGAAGGGGCTTCTGGCCGGGGGCCCGAAGGATGACGCGGCGAAGCAGCGGTATCAGGGGCGTCTGCAGGACATCGCCACGAAGCGTGGTGTGCCGGTGGCGGCGCTGCCTTCCGCAACCACCTGGGTCGATGCGATCGAGCTGGACGAAGGACGGATGTAA
- a CDS encoding type II toxin-antitoxin system VapB family antitoxin, translated as MRTNIVIDNGLMQRAMKATGLSTKKAVVEEGLRLLIKVKGQEGIRRLRGKVEWEGNLGAMREGRIKAAS; from the coding sequence ATGCGCACCAACATCGTGATCGACAATGGCTTGATGCAGCGCGCAATGAAGGCGACCGGGCTCTCCACTAAGAAAGCCGTGGTGGAGGAGGGCCTTCGGTTGTTGATAAAGGTGAAGGGCCAGGAAGGTATTCGCCGTTTACGTGGAAAAGTTGAGTGGGAAGGAAATCTCGGTGCGATGCGGGAAGGTCGGATTAAGGCTGCTTCATGA
- a CDS encoding SUMF1/EgtB/PvdO family nonheme iron enzyme yields MSARFALSGMASIPRCVGLAILLLASAWSTPSFPAANRAPSPPPSAELAKHLTSIAKLTAGSPTILIPEGPFLLGSVRVDDDPYGMGTQFDDTELPQHRVWMDAYEIDRDEISLGEYLSYLFAHKLHPSKDLQHLIWHVITVHSVTDETLAQWPALYVTWKEADSLCRSLGKRLPTEAEWEKAARGPDGNRFPWGDTLPDSTLAMFGQHHVHEIPILAPVSSGEAGKSYYGVHHMAGNVAEWVNDWFGFDYYAYMPERNPPGPTSGRYKSLRGGSWKSRPIMLRTATRSGAPADQRSATVGFRCAKSVPPSTTR; encoded by the coding sequence ATGTCTGCCCGTTTCGCCCTATCGGGAATGGCCTCCATTCCACGCTGCGTAGGCCTTGCCATCCTGCTCCTTGCCTCAGCCTGGTCCACCCCGAGTTTCCCGGCTGCCAATCGTGCCCCCAGTCCGCCGCCCTCCGCCGAACTGGCCAAACACCTGACGTCCATCGCCAAACTCACGGCCGGTTCGCCGACGATTCTCATTCCCGAAGGACCGTTTCTGCTGGGCAGCGTCCGCGTGGATGACGATCCCTATGGGATGGGCACACAGTTCGACGATACGGAACTCCCGCAACACCGCGTCTGGATGGACGCCTACGAAATCGACCGCGACGAAATCAGTCTCGGGGAATACTTATCGTATCTATTCGCCCACAAGCTCCACCCGTCGAAAGATCTCCAACATCTCATCTGGCACGTGATCACAGTGCACTCCGTCACCGATGAGACGCTGGCCCAGTGGCCGGCGCTCTACGTGACCTGGAAAGAAGCCGATAGCCTCTGCCGCTCATTGGGCAAACGCCTGCCGACCGAAGCGGAATGGGAGAAAGCCGCGCGCGGGCCGGACGGAAATCGCTTCCCCTGGGGAGACACCCTCCCCGACAGCACACTGGCCATGTTCGGGCAACATCACGTGCATGAGATCCCGATCCTGGCGCCCGTGAGCAGCGGCGAGGCGGGGAAAAGTTACTATGGCGTTCACCACATGGCGGGGAATGTCGCCGAATGGGTCAACGACTGGTTCGGCTTCGATTATTACGCCTACATGCCGGAACGAAATCCGCCCGGACCGACCAGCGGCCGCTACAAGAGCCTGCGCGGCGGGTCCTGGAAAAGTCGTCCGATCATGCTCAGGACCGCCACCCGCAGCGGCGCGCCGGCCGATCAGCGCTCCGCCACCGTCGGCTTTCGCTGCGCAAAATCGGTGCCCCCTTCAACCACACGGTAA
- a CDS encoding bifunctional nuclease family protein: MSAITRCWLVFPLLSLVLALPVSDPKAGAGEAGGSPTVTISDVRVRLSDHGPVVLLSADGKSIPIFVDHTVAASIQAALTGEKLPRPLSHDLMHTILESLGGRVVRTVITLKAGTYYGSLTVAFQGQEKVFDSRSSDSIALAIHFQAPILVGRDMLDAVGTSIGEPKPEAL; this comes from the coding sequence ATGAGCGCGATAACACGGTGCTGGTTGGTGTTTCCACTCCTCTCACTGGTGCTGGCGCTGCCCGTTTCCGATCCCAAAGCCGGTGCCGGCGAGGCCGGCGGTTCTCCCACTGTGACCATCAGCGATGTGCGTGTCCGGCTCTCCGACCATGGCCCCGTGGTCCTGCTTTCGGCGGACGGAAAGAGTATCCCCATCTTTGTCGATCACACGGTGGCCGCCTCCATTCAAGCGGCGTTGACCGGTGAGAAATTGCCCCGCCCGCTTTCCCACGACCTGATGCATACCATTCTCGAGTCGCTCGGCGGTCGTGTGGTCCGGACCGTGATTACGCTCAAGGCAGGAACGTATTACGGAAGTTTAACCGTGGCGTTTCAGGGACAGGAAAAGGTCTTCGACAGCCGGTCCTCAGACTCCATTGCTTTGGCGATTCACTTTCAGGCGCCCATTCTCGTGGGACGAGACATGTTGGATGCGGTCGGCACGTCGATAGGGGAGCCCAAGCCGGAAGCCTTGTAG
- a CDS encoding PilZ domain-containing protein translates to MKNQRKHERVHVQFRSHFSMKGKMLAGDGDLTDLSPGGCRILSPVQVLVGAEVELCIFPGDSANPILIDGATVRWCRPNEFGLSFTKIRVPVQRQLTDVWRKLAKPA, encoded by the coding sequence ATGAAGAATCAACGCAAGCATGAACGTGTTCACGTTCAGTTTCGCAGTCATTTTTCGATGAAGGGGAAGATGCTGGCCGGGGACGGGGATCTGACCGATCTGTCTCCAGGCGGCTGTCGAATTCTCAGCCCGGTGCAGGTGCTGGTCGGCGCCGAGGTGGAGCTGTGCATTTTCCCGGGGGACAGCGCCAACCCCATTCTCATCGATGGAGCCACCGTGCGCTGGTGTCGGCCGAACGAATTCGGTCTCTCGTTTACGAAGATCCGAGTGCCTGTGCAGCGCCAACTGACCGATGTCTGGCGCAAACTCGCCAAACCAGCCTAG